ACGCCGTCAACTGGATGGCCGTCTGGCGGCGTAACTATCTGGTGTGGCGCAAGCTCGCGCTCGCGTCGATGTTCGGCAATCTCGCCGATCCGATGATCTATCTGTTCGGGCTGGGCTTCGGGCTGGGGCTGATGGTCGGGCATGTCGACGGCGTGTCGTACATCTCGTTTCTCGCGGCGGGGACGGTGGCGTCGAGCGTGATGATGTCGGCGAGCTTCGAATCGATGTATTCCGGCTTCTCGCGGATGCACGTTCAGCGCACGTGGGAGGCGATCATGCATACGCCGCTGACGCTCGGCGACATCGTGCTCGGCGAAGTCGTGTGGGCGGGCAGCAAGGCCGTGCTGTCGGGCGTCGCGATCATGCTGGTGGCGGGCGCGCTCGGCTATGCGAGCTTTCCGTCGATGCTGATCGCGCTGCCCGTGATCGTGCTGGCGGGACTCGCGTTTGCGAGCACGGCGATGATCGTGACGGCGCTCGCCCCATCGTACGATTTCTTCATGTTCTACCAGACGCTGGTGCTCACGCCGATGCTGCTGCTCTCCGGCGTGTTCTTTCCGCTGTCGCAATTGCCGCCCGCCGCGCAGGTGGCCGCGCAGCTGCTGCCGCTCGCGCATGCGGTGGACCTGATCCGGCCCGCGATGCTCGACCGCCCGATCGACGATGCCGCGCTGCATGTCGGCGTGCTGGTTGCGTATGTGGTGGTGCCGTTCTGCGTGTCGGCGGTGCTGTTTCGCCGGCGCATGATGCGCTAAGGGCGCCGCGGCGCGATCAGTGATGCTTTGATGCGCGGCGACGCCCTCAGGCGGATTGGATCAGATCACTCTTCGTCGTCGGACCAGGGCACGTCGACGTCCGAAATGAACTCGACCGTCGCGAACGGGCCGCCTTCCTGGCGCCCGATCTTGCCGTCCGCGCGATGCCACTCCACGCGGAACATCGTGCCCGGATCGTCGGAGCGCAGGCGGACCGTGCGCAGTTCTTCCGGGTCGGCTTCCTCGACGGGACCGTCGAGCGAAATCAAGAGCGCCTGCGGCCACAAGCCTTCGACGGGATCGTAAATACGGTCGCCGTCGGGGATCGACGTGTGCGCCTCGACGCCGATCGTCTGCGATGCATCGACGATCATCTTGCCCAATGCGCGCAGCACGGCCGTCGCGCGTGCCGAGTTGGCCTGGCGAATGGCGAGATCCCCACGCGTCAGCGCCTGCTCGAGTTTCGGATTGGTCTTTTGTTGGGCCATGCGATGTCCTGATTTAACGGGTTGGCGCCTGAGCGCCGTTTGTGCAGCTGAATGCCTCGTGCGGGGCGTTATCGTAGCACTCGTCTCGCGCCGCCCGCGCCTTGCGGTGCAACAGGCGCCGGCCTTGTCCACCCGGCGAGGCGCGCAATCATCCGCTTGCCTCCCCAGTGTAGGACGAGAATCGGAATCGCGGCGCCGCGTTTTATGACGGACGCTTACTCAAACGCTACTCAGAATCCGAGCGCGATGGCGAGCAGCCCGGCCAGCACGCCGAATCCGACCACGGCAACAGCCACGATGGTCAGCACGCGCGGACGGAACGAACGCGCGAGCATCGCCAGCGAAGGCACGCTGATAGGCGGCAGCGTCATCAGCAGCGCGCCTGCGGGACCGACGCCCATGCCGAGCGACAGCATCGCCTGAATGATGGGCACCTCGCCCGCCGTCGGGATCACGAACAGCATCCCGGCGACAGCCAGCGCGACGATCCACACGATATCGTTGCCGATCTCCGGGCCGACATGCGGAAACAGCCAGGCGCGCGCCGCGCCGAGCAAGAGGATCAGCACGATGTATTCCGGCACGAGGCGCACGGCCATCCGTACGAAGATCGACAGCCAGCGCGCGAAAGGATTCCCCGCGCGTTGATCGCCGACAAGTTCGACGAGACGCGCATCGGCTGTTTGCGCTTCCGTGGGCGTCACGAGCCGGTTCACCAGGTAGCCGAGGCCGAACACCATCGCGACGCCGAGCACGAGCCGCAGACCGGCCCACTGCCAGCCGAGCACGAAGCCCATGAACACGAGCGTCGCCGGATTGAGCACCGAATTGCCGAGCCAGAACGCGATCGCGCCGCCCGGCGAAGCCTGCCGCTCACGCAAGCCGGCGACGACGGGCGCCGCGCAGCAGGTGCACATCATGCCCGGCAGCGCGAGCAAACCGCCCGCCGCGACGCTGCCGAAGCCCGTCTTGCCGAGCAGACGCGCGACCCAATGCGCGGGCAGCAGCGCCTGCACGGCCGAGCCGAGCAGCAGCCCGAGTACCATCGCCTGCCAGATCGCCTTGCCGTAGGCCAGCGCGTAGCTGAGCGCCGCGTTCCACGACGGCGTGGGCGGGCTCGCCGCCGTGCCCATCAGGATCGACGCGCCGATCGAATGCGTCGACGCGGCCGTGAACGCGCGGTTGTAATACGGAAACCATTTGACGTAGAAAAGTCCGACGATGGCGAGCAGCACGAAAATCGGCCAGGTCGAAGCGGCGGGCGAAGGAGTGGGACGCGTGGTGTTCATCGTCGTGGGTGTAATTCGGGGATTCTATTGTTGATGCGGCAGCCGCACGAAAGCATACGTGCGCGAATAGTGCGCACTGTACACGGATCGACACGAAACCGTAAAAGTAAGGGCGACGCAGCGCCCCGGCCCGGTTCTGTCGGGAGCGCGCTATCGTACGCGAGTTGCCAGGCGCAGTGGGTTGCTCACGCCTCGCGCGCAAGCATTCGGTGGCTTCAGCGCGCCGCGACGATGCGGCGCGCTGAGCGACTGTCGATCATGTCGATCGACACTCCGCGTTCAGGGCGCGGGATTCGGCTGCAGTTCGTGCAGCGCGTCGATCTCGGCGAGCACTTCCGGCGACAGCTTCACGTCGGCGCTCGCGATATTCTCTTTCAGTTGATCGAGCGACGTCGCGCCGATCAGATTGCTCGTCAGGAACGGCCGGCTGTTGACGAACGCGAGCGCGAATTGCGCGGGCGACAGACCGTGGCGCTTCGCGAGTTCGACGTAGCGCGTCGTCGCCTGCACGGCTTGCGGCTTGCTGTAGCGCTGGAAGCGTTCGAACAGCGTGATGCGCGCGCCCGCAGGACGCGCGCCGCCTTCGTACTTGCCCGACAGCCAGCCGAACGCCAGCGGCGAATACGCGAGCAGACCGACATGCTCGCGATGCGAGAACTCGGAGAGCCCTGCTTCGAACGTGCGGTTCAACAGGCTGTACGGATTCTGGATCGACACGATGCGCGGCAAGCCGAGCTTCTCGGACGCACGCAGAAACTGCGCAACGCCCCAAGGCGTTTCGTTCGATACGCCGATGTGGCGCACCTTCCCTTCCTTCACGAACTCTGCGAGCACGGAGAGCGTCTCTTCGATGGGCACCGTGTACGCATCGTCGATCCACGGATATGCGGAACGGCCGAACGTCATCGTGCTGCGATCGGGCCAGTGCAGTTGATACAGATCGACGTAATCGGTTTGCAGACGCTTGAGGCTGTCGTTCAGCGCCTCGGTAAGATTCTTGCGATCGAACTGGTTGCCCTCGCCGCGAATGTGACGCGGGTTGTGCGGCTGGCGCGCGGGGCCGGCGATCTTGGTCGCGAGCACGATCTTGTCGCGCATCGAGCGATGCTGCGCAAGCCACGTGC
This genomic interval from Paraburkholderia sabiae contains the following:
- a CDS encoding ABC transporter permease — protein: MDARTYDSPEHPASMRERFAALPANAVNWMAVWRRNYLVWRKLALASMFGNLADPMIYLFGLGFGLGLMVGHVDGVSYISFLAAGTVASSVMMSASFESMYSGFSRMHVQRTWEAIMHTPLTLGDIVLGEVVWAGSKAVLSGVAIMLVAGALGYASFPSMLIALPVIVLAGLAFASTAMIVTALAPSYDFFMFYQTLVLTPMLLLSGVFFPLSQLPPAAQVAAQLLPLAHAVDLIRPAMLDRPIDDAALHVGVLVAYVVVPFCVSAVLFRRRMMR
- a CDS encoding permease encodes the protein MNTTRPTPSPAASTWPIFVLLAIVGLFYVKWFPYYNRAFTAASTHSIGASILMGTAASPPTPSWNAALSYALAYGKAIWQAMVLGLLLGSAVQALLPAHWVARLLGKTGFGSVAAGGLLALPGMMCTCCAAPVVAGLRERQASPGGAIAFWLGNSVLNPATLVFMGFVLGWQWAGLRLVLGVAMVFGLGYLVNRLVTPTEAQTADARLVELVGDQRAGNPFARWLSIFVRMAVRLVPEYIVLILLLGAARAWLFPHVGPEIGNDIVWIVALAVAGMLFVIPTAGEVPIIQAMLSLGMGVGPAGALLMTLPPISVPSLAMLARSFRPRVLTIVAVAVVGFGVLAGLLAIALGF
- a CDS encoding NADP(H)-dependent aldo-keto reductase, which translates into the protein MEYRKLGDTDVQVSLIGLGTMTWGEQNTEREAHEQIDYALDQGITLIDAAEMYPVPPRPETQGSTERYIGTWLAQHRSMRDKIVLATKIAGPARQPHNPRHIRGEGNQFDRKNLTEALNDSLKRLQTDYVDLYQLHWPDRSTMTFGRSAYPWIDDAYTVPIEETLSVLAEFVKEGKVRHIGVSNETPWGVAQFLRASEKLGLPRIVSIQNPYSLLNRTFEAGLSEFSHREHVGLLAYSPLAFGWLSGKYEGGARPAGARITLFERFQRYSKPQAVQATTRYVELAKRHGLSPAQFALAFVNSRPFLTSNLIGATSLDQLKENIASADVKLSPEVLAEIDALHELQPNPAP